The genome window ATTTGAATTTAGAGAAAGGCAAATGCGAAGTGGAAACGTTAAAGGAAGAAACGTGATAATTATTGATGAAGCTCATAGGTTTTTTCCATCGTCTAAAGGAGGTGAGGAGGATACTAACTATATTAGAAGAGTAGCTGGCAAAATAGCTACCATGATGAGATTGGGTAGGAGGAGGAAAATCGGTTTCGTATTTGCTACTCACAATCCTAATGACTTAAGTGATATAATTATACAGTTAGCAAATACTAAGATTATATTTAGAATTAAGTCAGAAGTAGCTGAAACTCTAGGTCTATCTAAGACTGAGGCTAAAATATTAAACTGGGAGAGAAATGGTGTAGCCTATTTGCTTACGCCTTGGCTTAGAGAAGGTAAAATTAAGATAAAAACTGCGGTACCTCCTCCGTTAGGTCATTACGATTTGTCTAAAACATAAATACTATCGTTATAAGTTAAACTAGTGGAGTCAAACTTAGAAGATCTTGTAAATATGTTAAAGAGAAAGAAAGAGAAGGAAGTTGTTATAGAATTTTTGAAAACTATTAGGAAATACTTACCACCCTCGGACGATTTTTCTATAACGTTATGGAAATCAGGGATTTATGAATATATACTAGATAGGAATGGCGTAGCAATTATGAGAATAGCTGAAGATGAGTATTTACCTTATATGTCAGCATATGAGAAAAGAATGGACTACTCACAACTCCCCGATAATCTTATAAACAACCTTGATTGGAAAGGAATTTTAAGGCAACTAAGGGATATAGCCTTAGAATACGCAAAAAGAGATAAAAGTTTTGACAAGATAGCTGATATGATTAATCATGTCATACTTGAAAATCTCTGATACTGCTGTTGAAACATTTAGATTTATCCATTATGAACAATCCAATTTTTTAAATAGACTACATGGGGGTGATATGCTGTTCTTTCTGGTGGAGGCTGGGATGTTGTCTGCTACGAAGGTTGCGATGGGTACTACTGTTTTAGCCTCACTTGACGATGTAGTATTCAAAAAACCAGTTAAATTAGGTGATATAGTCAAAGTGAGGGCTGAAACGGTATATGTGGGTAATACTTCGCTTGAAGTAGAAATCAGTGCATTTGATAGAGATGAAGAGGTAGTTTCAGCTTACGCTACATATGTCAAAGTTGATGATTTGTTAAGACCTGCTCTAGTTAACGTAAAGATCATAGCAGAAACTGGTGATGATAGGAAGAAAATGGATGAGGCTAAAAGAAGAAGAGAGAATAGGCTATCTAAAATACTAAATAGACAGAATATGAGGTTTTATGTAGAGGATATTACTGATGGATTAAGGTATAGGATAAGTAATGTGGTTCACGTATCGCCAGAGTTAACATATGATGGAAGAATAATGTCGGCAGGTAAATTACTGAAACTTATGGATGATCTTGGAGGGATAATCTGCTTAAATTATATAAACTATAGTAGCAAGGGTCTTTATGATAATTTTAACGCCGTAGTTACAGTAGCAGTAAAGGGATTAGCGTTTTACTCTCCCATAAGACTTAACGATATTGTAACAATAAGAGGGGGGCTCATTTATGTAGGCAATACCTCCGCTGATATTCTCATTAACGTAATTAGAGAAGATGTAAATGGTAAAAAGGAACACGTAACCACTGCTTATTTTACGTATGTCAGAGTTGATAAAGAAGGGAAACCCATTAAAATGCCAGCATATATACCCGTTACGGAAAGAGAAAAAAGACTTTATGAAGAAGCACTAGTACGTAGAGGTTTGCGTAAATAAATATATAGTAGGAATAACGAAAGTGCAAAGGAATAGAATGAAATTTGATACCCAGATACTATATTGTTAGAAGAACCCGATAAAAATCCTCCAACAACATTTGCTATATCTTTACTAACGTTGAATATTCCAATAATAGTTGCCTTATTTCTCTTCAATCCCTTTATTAACAGTGTGAAGAAAGAGATGTTATATATTGGAAATAGAGGACCAAAAACTAAGAACAATAACATTGTCCCTTCATATATTTTCAATCCCATAAGAATTATGTAAACTAATGATAAAACTATCAATGATCTGGCAAACGTCACTAACAGCATAAAGTATTCTTCCCTTCCTTTAACCACACTAATTCCTTTGCTGTAAATCACCTCTTCTATTAAATAAAGGAAAGTATAACTGAGGAATATAATGTAAGATGGATTCAACATTAAATAGTTTAATGGCACGAATAAGGTATAGAATATTTCAGCTGCCATATTAAACCAGAAATAAGAAACAAGTGGAATGAATAAAATTCTAAGCAATTTGTTTCTATCAACCGCATCGTAATTAATCCCTCCATCATATTTAGGAATATGAATTACGTTGAAGATAAGGGAAACTGAGAAGAATATAAGGATGAGGTAATCATTATGATAAAAAGCGGAAAGTAAACTGCCCGTAACGTTTCCAGCTAATGAAATTTGCGATAATCTAGTATTTTCTAAAACTAACTTTTCTTGTGGGGTGGTTTCAAGCAATATTGCAGAGTATATAGGGCCATCTAATGCTGAAACGAATCCGCTTAGTTCATAAGCTATTAATTTATTATAGTGATATATTAGGCCAATAGCTATGCCAAATAACGAGAGCACCACTGCATACTCCTTTCTCAACCTCGTCTTATCGATTAGATAACCCCATACGTAGGATCCTAATGCATTTAACGCATTATAGATCCCTGTAACTACACCCAGTAAGATCAGTGATTTAGTCTCGCTGTAAAACTCTACTGGGAATAGTAGGCCTATCATTGTGAAGCTTGTTATGATAAAGTATTGTCCCATATACTTTCTAATCACAATATCTGAACTTGTGAAGCAAAACGTTAATAAGAGATATGGTAATGTCTTATCATATGAGGTTTAAAGATAAAGTTATCCTTATAACTGGAGGTACTAGAGGGATCGGAAGGGCAATTACGGAAGCGTTTTTAAGAGAGGGTGGATTGCCATTAGTCCTTTATAATTCTGCTGAGAATGAAGCTAAAAAACTAAAAGAAAAAGGAGTTTTCACAATAAAATGTGATATAGGAAACAGAGAAGAAGTTAAAGAGGCTAAAAGGTTAGTTGAGAAGGAATTTGGGAAGGTTAATGTAATAGTTAATAACGCGGGAGTAATGCTTTTGATGTCATTTGAGGAGTTTGATGAGGAGAAATATAACAAGATGTTAAGAATTAATTTAAACGGTGTGATATATATCACTTATGAGTTTCTTCCCTTATTAAAGGTATCAAAAAATGGTGCAATAGTTAATATAGCTTCAAATGCGGGTATTGGAACTGCAGCTGAAGGTACTACATTTTACGCAATAACCAAAGCAGGCGTTATAATTCTTACAAGAAGACTAGCCTTCGAGTTAGGAAAATATGGGATAAGAGTTAACGCTGTAGCACCAGGTTGGGTAGAAACAGATATGACATTGTCTGGAAAAAGCCAAGAAGAGGCTGAGAAATTGAAGGAGTTATTCAGGAATAAGACAGTTCTAAAAACTACTGGAAAGCCAGATGATATAGCAAATATCGTATTGTTCTTAGCGAGTAATGAAGCTAGATATATTACTGGGCAAGTCATAGTTGCCGATGGAGGGAGAATAGATAATTTAACTCATTCGTTATAATCTTCT of Sulfolobus sp. E5-1-F contains these proteins:
- a CDS encoding MFS transporter; translated protein: MGQYFIITSFTMIGLLFPVEFYSETKSLILLGVVTGIYNALNALGSYVWGYLIDKTRLRKEYAVVLSLFGIAIGLIYHYNKLIAYELSGFVSALDGPIYSAILLETTPQEKLVLENTRLSQISLAGNVTGSLLSAFYHNDYLILIFFSVSLIFNVIHIPKYDGGINYDAVDRNKLLRILFIPLVSYFWFNMAAEIFYTLFVPLNYLMLNPSYIIFLSYTFLYLIEEVIYSKGISVVKGREEYFMLLVTFARSLIVLSLVYIILMGLKIYEGTMLLFLVFGPLFPIYNISFFTLLIKGLKRNKATIIGIFNVSKDIANVVGGFLSGSSNNIVSGYQISFYSFALSLFLLYIYLRKPLRTSASS
- a CDS encoding SDR family oxidoreductase, whose translation is MVMSYHMRFKDKVILITGGTRGIGRAITEAFLREGGLPLVLYNSAENEAKKLKEKGVFTIKCDIGNREEVKEAKRLVEKEFGKVNVIVNNAGVMLLMSFEEFDEEKYNKMLRINLNGVIYITYEFLPLLKVSKNGAIVNIASNAGIGTAAEGTTFYAITKAGVIILTRRLAFELGKYGIRVNAVAPGWVETDMTLSGKSQEEAEKLKELFRNKTVLKTTGKPDDIANIVLFLASNEARYITGQVIVADGGRIDNLTHSL
- a CDS encoding acyl-CoA thioesterase — its product is MSYLKISDTAVETFRFIHYEQSNFLNRLHGGDMLFFLVEAGMLSATKVAMGTTVLASLDDVVFKKPVKLGDIVKVRAETVYVGNTSLEVEISAFDRDEEVVSAYATYVKVDDLLRPALVNVKIIAETGDDRKKMDEAKRRRENRLSKILNRQNMRFYVEDITDGLRYRISNVVHVSPELTYDGRIMSAGKLLKLMDDLGGIICLNYINYSSKGLYDNFNAVVTVAVKGLAFYSPIRLNDIVTIRGGLIYVGNTSADILINVIREDVNGKKEHVTTAYFTYVRVDKEGKPIKMPAYIPVTEREKRLYEEALVRRGLRK